The following DNA comes from Candidatus Poribacteria bacterium.
TGGAGATGGCGGATCGCTTCATTCTGTTACAGCCTGCAGGCATCGAAGAACTTTCAGAACATCTGCGCCACAAAGCGTCGGTAATCTACCAATCGATAACAGCACCACCGGGGCAATTTGTTCCAAAGAAGAGCGTTTTCGAGTTGTGTGTGTTGGGGCATCTGCGTCCTGTGAAGGACCCATTTCGTACTGCGATGGCCTCCCGACAGCTGCCGCCATCATCCCGAATTCAGGTGGTACATGTTGGGGGGGCGCTCACCGACGA
Coding sequences within:
- a CDS encoding TIGR04348 family glycosyltransferase, translating into MTALRWARILRELGHRVVIAEEYQGERCDVLVALHARRSHASISHFRHKHPELPLILALTGTDLYGDIHADASAQESLEMADRFILLQPAGIEELSEHLRHKASVIYQSITAPPGQFVPKKSVFELCVLGHLRPVKDPFRTAMASRQLPPSSRIQVVHVGGALTD